One Vigna unguiculata cultivar IT97K-499-35 chromosome 7, ASM411807v1, whole genome shotgun sequence genomic region harbors:
- the LOC114191861 gene encoding CAX-interacting protein 4 produces the protein MPATAGRVRMPANNRVHSSAALQTHGIWQSAIGYDPYAPNKEDKKDSSQNMPNAEPDAENAYASFQGLLQLAKITNADVDVSRGACKKCGRVGHLKFQCKNYVKIKDDNEEKDPDAMQPVGLVGLDKKLKVEKVDRRSNVESSEEEEDSDSSDSEIDSEIERIIAERSGKKISGKRSSSGKKGDSDDDGSDKDSDKRRKRGRSKKRSSKRKVSDSDDSDEERRRRRRKRRREQRRKREKSSDEDDEYRRRRRKSRKEKRRRRSHLSDSDSSEDSIVRHKRKNKRASSSSETDSSGHDDSRKGRRVNKSEKRRSRHHGDDE, from the coding sequence ATGCCTGCTACAGCAGGAAGGGTTCGCATGCCTGCGAACAATAGGGTTCACAGCAGTGCAGCTCTTCAAACCCATGGCATATGGCAGAGTGCCATTGGCTATGACCCTTATGCACCCAACAAGGAAGACAAGAAGGATTCTTCACAAAATATGCCTAATGCAGAACCTGATGCTGAGAATGCATATGCTAGCTTTCAAGGTCTTCTACAGCTTGCTAAGATAACAAATGCTGATGTGGATGTATCTCGTGGGGCCTGCAAGAAATGTGGCCGTGTTGGGCACCTCAAGTTTCAGTGCAAGAACTATGTGAAAATCAAGGATGACAATGAAGAGAAGGATCCTGATGCAATGCAGCCTGTGGGGTTGGTTGGACTGGATAAAAAGTTGAAGGTTGAGAAAGTGGATAGGAGAAGTAATGTTGAGAGCTCAGAAGAGGAGGAGGACAGTGATAGTTCTGATTCTGAGATTGATTCAGAGATTGAGAGAATTATCGCCGAAAGGTCTGGGAAGAAAATTAGTGGGAAGAGAAGTTCTTCCGGCAAGAAGGGGGATTCAGATGATGATGGATCGGACAAAGATTCTGACAAGAGGAGAAAGAGAGGTAGATCAAAGAAGAGGAGTTCTAAGAGAAAAGTTAGTGATTCAGATGATTCagatgaagagaggaggagaaggaggaggaagAGAAGAAGGGAACAAAGGAGGAAGAGGGAGAAGTCATCAGATGAAGATGATGAGTATAGACGCAGGCGAAGGAAGAGTAGGAaggagaagagaagaaggagaagccATCTATCAGATTCTGATTCATCTGAAGATTCCATTGTAAGGCACAAACGAAAGAACAAAAGAGCCTCATCATCTTCTGAAACTGATTCAAGTGGTCATGATGATTCGAGGAAGGGTAGGCGTGTCAACAAATCAGAAAAGAGAAGGAGCCGTCACCATGGGGATGATGAATGA
- the LOC114189567 gene encoding WAT1-related protein At3g30340-like, whose translation MFVPLFWEAVEFLYILEKTAVISPFFQNFTNNKVQQINFMMLTHCHELCKPVSIMILVNLALAFVNLLLKKVLNEGMDYMAIITYRQAISFIFMAPIAFIYERKHKVEVRIIFLLFLSALLGVTVPQNLFLLGLEYTSATFSCAFLNMVPVFTFIMAVPFGIEKVNMQSKGGKAKIVGTFVCIGGALLLVLYKGMPLIKPESQYIADKVTSVPSTAKLGTWIIGSIILTVSCLLWSSWFIIQAKISKKYPCQYSSTAILSLFAAIQSAMLTLIIKRNNASWILKGKLEIISIIYAGLVGSGLCYVAMSWCVKQSGPVFTAAFTPLIQIFVAVLDFSVLKEEIYLGSVAGSALVIAGMYILLWGKSKEQGQDVQKDMQTNQDVERQ comes from the exons ATGTTTGTTCCCCTGTTCTGGGAGGCTGTTGAATTCCTCTATATATTGGAGAAAACAGCCGTCATCTCACCATTCTTCCAAAACTTTACAAACAACAAAGTACAACAAATAAATTTCATGATGTTGACACATTGCCATGAACTGTGCAAGCCAGTCTCCATCATGATTCTAGTTAACTTGGCTCTGGCTTTTGTCAATTTGCTTCTGAAGAAGGTTCTTAATGAAGGAATGGACTACATGGCCATTATAACATATCGACAGGCAATTTCGTTTATCTTCATGGCACCTATTGCCTTCATCTATGAAAG GAAACACAAAGTGGAAGTTCGCATAATATTTCTCCTTTTCCTCAGTGCCCTACTCGG AGTAACAGTTCCACAAAACCTATTCCTTCTCGGACTTGAATATACGTCAGCCACGTTCTCATGTGCGTTCCTCAACATGGTGCCTGTATTTACGTTCATTATGGCAGTGCCATTTGG GATAGAGAAGGTGAATATGCAAAGCAAGGGAGGAAAAGCTAAAATCGTGGGAACTTTTGTTTGCATTGGTGGAGCCTTGTTGTTGGTCCTTTACAAAGGAATGCCTCTTATCAAGCCAGAATCTCAATACATAGCTGACAAAGTTACAAGTGTACCTTCAACTGCCAAGTTAGGGACGTGGATTATAGGTTCCATAATTTTGACTGTAAGCTGCCTCCTGTGGTCTTCATGGTTCATCATACAAGCAAAGATTAGCAAAAAATACCCATGTCAATATTCCAGCACAGCTATTTTGTCACTTTTCGCTGCCATTCAATCAGCAATGTTAACTCTGATCATCAAGAGAAATAATGCTTCGTGGATTCTCAAAGGAAAGCTAGAAATAATAAGTATTATATATGCT GGACTGGTGGGGTCGGGCTTGTGCTATGTGGCAATGTCATGGTGTGTCAAACAAAGTGGTCCAGTTTTCACCGCAGCTTTTACCCCCCTTATACAGATATTTGTGGCCGTCCTTGATTTCTCTGTACTAAAGGAGGAAATTTATCTGGGAAG TGTTGCAGGATCTGCGTTAGTTATTGCTGGCATGTATATTCTTCTGTGGGGAAAAAGTAAAGAGCAAGGACAAGATGTTCAGAAGGATATGCAAACAAATCAAGATGTAGAACGTCAATAG
- the LOC114189566 gene encoding pentatricopeptide repeat-containing protein At5g08305 isoform X1 produces MLGVSWSCKITNLNQNLLSLIEKCKSMLELKQLHAVVISFGLSQDDPFISKILCFSALSSSGDINYSYRVFSQLSSPTIFNWNTIIRGYSNSKIPVNSLSIFLKMLRLGVAPDYFTYPFLVKASARLLNQEIGVSVHAHIIQTGHESDIFIQNSLVHMYASCGNIMWAQKVFDSIQGKNLVSWNSMLDGYAKCGEMVTAQKIFDSMSEKDVRSWSSLIDGYVKAGEYGEAMSIFEKMRAVGPKANEVTMVSVSCACAHLGALEKGKMIHKYIVDCGLPLTLVLQTSIVDMYAKCGAIEEALLVFRGVSKSQTDVLIWNAMIGGLATHGLVEESLKLFKEMQTVGIRPDEVTYLCLLAACAHGGLVKEAWYFFESLNKRGMTPTIEHYACMVDVLARADQLTSAYQFICRMPIEPTAAMLGALLSGCINHRNLALAETVGKKLIELEPNHDGRYIGLSNVYAVDKRWDDARSLRETMDRRGVKKSPGFSFVEISGVLHRFIAHDKTHPDSEETYCMLNFVFRQMKFSWYKDREKSLKDTSMGDRDTSGAMKSRKGGNHKRMRLEINLPR; encoded by the exons ATGCTTGGTGTGTCATGGTCatgtaaaattacaaatttaaaccaaaatCTACTTAGCCTCATTGAAAAATGCAAATCAATGCTTGAACTGAAGCAACTTCATGCTGTTGTGATCTCCTTCGGCTTATCTCAAGATGACCCATTTATATCCAAAATTCTTTGTTTTTCTGCTCTATCCAGTTCAGGCGACATTAACTATTCGTACAGGGTTTTCTCTCAGCTTTCCAGTCCAACAATTTTTAACTGGAATACAATCATAAGAGGCTACTCAAATAGCAAAATTCCAGTTAATTCCCTGTCTATTTTTCTAAAGATGCTGCGACTTGGGGTTGCACCGGACTACTTTACATACCCATTTCTAGTGAAGGCATCAGCCCGCCTTTTAAACCAGGAAATTGGAGTATCTGTGCATgctcatattatacaaactggGCACGAGTCTGACATATTTATTCAGAATTCTTTGGTTCACATGTATGCTTCTTGCGGGAATATTATGTGGGCTCAAAAGGTATTTGACAGTATACAGGGAAAAAATTTGGTTTCGTGGAATTCCATGTTGGATGGTTATGCTAAGTGTGGAGAAATGGTAACAGCTCAGAAAATTTTTGACTCTATGTCAGAGAAGGATGTTCGCTCGTGGAGCTCTTTGATCGACGGTTATGTTAAGGCTGGGGAATATGGCGAAGCTATGTCTATCTTTGAAAAGATGCGGGCTGTTGGGCCCAAAGCCAATGAAGTTACCATGGTGAGTGTATCATGTGCTTGTGCACACCTGGGTGCTTTAGAGAAGGGCAAAATGATACACAAGTACATAGTGGACTGTGGATTGCCACTGACATTGGTCTTGCAGACTTCTATTGTGGACATGTACGCCAAATGTGGGGCAATAGAGGAGGCTTTGCTTGTATTCCGTGGGGTCTCTAAGAGTCAAACTGATGTGTTGATTTGGAATGCAATGATTGGAGGTCTTGCGACACATGGGTTGGTAGAAGAATCCCTTAAATTGTTTAAGGAAATGCAAACGGTTGGTATCCGGCCTGATGAGGTCACGTACTTGTGCTTGTTGGCTGCTTGTGCCCATGGAGGGTTAGTTAAGGAAGCATGGTACTTCTTTGAGAGTCTTAATAAACGTGGTATGACGCCTACAATCGAGCACTATGCTTGCATGGTAGATGTGTTGGCACGTGCAGATCAATTAACCTCGGCATACCAATTTATTTGTCGAATGCCCATAGAGCCAACGGCTGCCATGTTAGGTGCCCTGCTTAGTGGTTGTATCAACCACAGAAATTTAGCTCTTGCAGAAACAGTCGGCAAGAAGCTTATTGAGCTAGAACCAAATCATGATGGTAGATATATTGGCTTATCTAATGTTTACGCTGTGGACAAACGCTGGGATGATGCAAGAAGCCTGAGAGAAACTATGGATAGAAGAGGTGTGAAAAAATCACCCGGGTTTAGTTTTGTTGAAATATCTGGAGTCCTTCACAGATTTATTGCTCACGATAAAACGCATCCTGATTCAGAGGAAACTTATTGTATGCTAAATTTTGTTTTCCGTCAAATGAAATTTAGTTGGTACAAAGACAGGGAAAAGTCGCTGAAGGATACATCAATGGGAG ATAGAGATACATCAGGTGCGATGAAAAGTAGAAAGGGCGGAAATCACAAAAGAATGAGATTAGAAATCAACCTTCCCAGATAA
- the LOC114189566 gene encoding pentatricopeptide repeat-containing protein At5g08305 isoform X2 — protein MLGVSWSCKITNLNQNLLSLIEKCKSMLELKQLHAVVISFGLSQDDPFISKILCFSALSSSGDINYSYRVFSQLSSPTIFNWNTIIRGYSNSKIPVNSLSIFLKMLRLGVAPDYFTYPFLVKASARLLNQEIGVSVHAHIIQTGHESDIFIQNSLVHMYASCGNIMWAQKVFDSIQGKNLVSWNSMLDGYAKCGEMVTAQKIFDSMSEKDVRSWSSLIDGYVKAGEYGEAMSIFEKMRAVGPKANEVTMVSVSCACAHLGALEKGKMIHKYIVDCGLPLTLVLQTSIVDMYAKCGAIEEALLVFRGVSKSQTDVLIWNAMIGGLATHGLVEESLKLFKEMQTVGIRPDEVTYLCLLAACAHGGLVKEAWYFFESLNKRGMTPTIEHYACMVDVLARADQLTSAYQFICRMPIEPTAAMLGALLSGCINHRNLALAETVGKKLIELEPNHDGRYIGLSNVYAVDKRWDDARSLRETMDRRGVKKSPGFSFVEISGVLHRFIAHDKTHPDSEETYCMLNFVFRQMKFSWYKDREKSLKDTSMGDDLLLF, from the coding sequence ATGCTTGGTGTGTCATGGTCatgtaaaattacaaatttaaaccaaaatCTACTTAGCCTCATTGAAAAATGCAAATCAATGCTTGAACTGAAGCAACTTCATGCTGTTGTGATCTCCTTCGGCTTATCTCAAGATGACCCATTTATATCCAAAATTCTTTGTTTTTCTGCTCTATCCAGTTCAGGCGACATTAACTATTCGTACAGGGTTTTCTCTCAGCTTTCCAGTCCAACAATTTTTAACTGGAATACAATCATAAGAGGCTACTCAAATAGCAAAATTCCAGTTAATTCCCTGTCTATTTTTCTAAAGATGCTGCGACTTGGGGTTGCACCGGACTACTTTACATACCCATTTCTAGTGAAGGCATCAGCCCGCCTTTTAAACCAGGAAATTGGAGTATCTGTGCATgctcatattatacaaactggGCACGAGTCTGACATATTTATTCAGAATTCTTTGGTTCACATGTATGCTTCTTGCGGGAATATTATGTGGGCTCAAAAGGTATTTGACAGTATACAGGGAAAAAATTTGGTTTCGTGGAATTCCATGTTGGATGGTTATGCTAAGTGTGGAGAAATGGTAACAGCTCAGAAAATTTTTGACTCTATGTCAGAGAAGGATGTTCGCTCGTGGAGCTCTTTGATCGACGGTTATGTTAAGGCTGGGGAATATGGCGAAGCTATGTCTATCTTTGAAAAGATGCGGGCTGTTGGGCCCAAAGCCAATGAAGTTACCATGGTGAGTGTATCATGTGCTTGTGCACACCTGGGTGCTTTAGAGAAGGGCAAAATGATACACAAGTACATAGTGGACTGTGGATTGCCACTGACATTGGTCTTGCAGACTTCTATTGTGGACATGTACGCCAAATGTGGGGCAATAGAGGAGGCTTTGCTTGTATTCCGTGGGGTCTCTAAGAGTCAAACTGATGTGTTGATTTGGAATGCAATGATTGGAGGTCTTGCGACACATGGGTTGGTAGAAGAATCCCTTAAATTGTTTAAGGAAATGCAAACGGTTGGTATCCGGCCTGATGAGGTCACGTACTTGTGCTTGTTGGCTGCTTGTGCCCATGGAGGGTTAGTTAAGGAAGCATGGTACTTCTTTGAGAGTCTTAATAAACGTGGTATGACGCCTACAATCGAGCACTATGCTTGCATGGTAGATGTGTTGGCACGTGCAGATCAATTAACCTCGGCATACCAATTTATTTGTCGAATGCCCATAGAGCCAACGGCTGCCATGTTAGGTGCCCTGCTTAGTGGTTGTATCAACCACAGAAATTTAGCTCTTGCAGAAACAGTCGGCAAGAAGCTTATTGAGCTAGAACCAAATCATGATGGTAGATATATTGGCTTATCTAATGTTTACGCTGTGGACAAACGCTGGGATGATGCAAGAAGCCTGAGAGAAACTATGGATAGAAGAGGTGTGAAAAAATCACCCGGGTTTAGTTTTGTTGAAATATCTGGAGTCCTTCACAGATTTATTGCTCACGATAAAACGCATCCTGATTCAGAGGAAACTTATTGTATGCTAAATTTTGTTTTCCGTCAAATGAAATTTAGTTGGTACAAAGACAGGGAAAAGTCGCTGAAGGATACATCAATGGGAGATGACTTGCTTCTCTTTTGA
- the LOC114190955 gene encoding E3 ubiquitin ligase BIG BROTHER-related-like: MENDTAAAAAAANNNTATAKVGSGGVKSNNHNLEEEHSNLNGEEHMAEQVEAEEEEDREADVGEGEPTGSALNPRQPTRTPFTNLSQVDADLALARTLQEQERAYMMLRMNNEGSDYGSWEGESYLHDDGDDFDDLHDGTDVDVDVDVDEDDEDDDDDDDDDEDDDNEEYEDEDAFDVHASAGEHDNPSIEFDPDVFSSDEAYARALQEAEEREMAARLLALAGINDREAEDVEEHGANSQDAWEDVDPDELSYEELLALGEVVGTESRGLSTDTIAGLPSLNYKVGSDQHGSNDSCVICRVDFEDGDSLTHLSCKHLYHPECINNWLKINKVCPVCSTEVSASGSNL; this comes from the exons ATGGAGAACGAcaccgccgccgccgccgccgccgctaACAATAACACCGCCACCGCGAAAGTAGGTTCAGGAGGAGTGAAATCGAACAATCATAACCTAGAGGAGGAGCATTCCAATTTGAATGGCGAGGAGCACATGGCAGAGCAAGTGGAGgcggaagaggaagaagatcgAGAAGCCGATGTAGGTGAAGGAGAACCAACTGGATCTGCGCTCAACCCTCGCCAACCTACGCGAACCCCTTTCACTAATCTCAGCCAGGTCGATGCTGACCTTGCTCTCGCTCGAACCCTCCAGGAGCAG GAAAGGGCATACATGATGCTGAGAATGAATAATGAAGGAAGTGATTATGGTAGTTGGGAAGGTGAAAGCTATTTGCATGATGATGGAGATGATTTTGATGATCTACATGATGGTACTGATGTGGATGTGGATGTGGATGTGGATGAGGATgatgaggatgatgatgatgatgatgacgatgatgaagatgatgataatgaggagtatgaagatgaagatgcatTTGATGTCCATGCTAGTGCTGGAGAACATGATAATCCCAGCATTGAATTTGACCCAGATGTTTTTTCAAGCGATGAAGCTTATGCTAGAGCATTACAGGAAGCTGAAGAGAGGGAGATGGCAGCTAGATTGTTGGCTCTTGCTGGGATAAATGATC GGGAGGCAGAGGACGTAGAGGAACATGGTGCTAATTCTCAG GATGCTTGGGAGGACGTTGATCCAGATGAACTTTCATACGAG gAATTACTGGCATTGGGTGAAGTAGTTGGAACCGAGAGCAGAGGACTTTCAACTGATACTATTGCCGGTTTGCCTTCACTCAACTACAAGGTTGGGAGTGATCAGCATGGAAGCAATGATTC GTGCGTCATTTGCCGGGTGGACTTTGAGGATGGTGATTCTTTAACACATCTTTCCTGCAAACATCTGTACCATCCTGAGTGTATCAACAATTGGTTGAAAATAAACAAG GTTTGCCCAGTCTGTAGTACCGAGGTATCTGCTTCTGGGAGCAACTTGTAG